The region GAAACTCTCGTTGCAGCGGACACCGGATTTACTGCCGGTATTAAAGGAAGTTGGGGTCGTTGATTCGGGTGGACAAGGTCTTGTGACCATTTATGAAGGTTTTCTGGCGTCACTGAAAGGCGAAAAATTACCGGAACGGCAAACCGATGATGCTGAAATGGAAGAAATGGTAAATGCGGAACACCATAAAATTGCCCAGGATTTCATGGATACTTCGGAAATTGAATTTGGATATTGTACCGAATTTATGGTCAAGTTTGAGAATGAGAAACTAAGTAAAAATCCATTTGACGAAGAAGCATTTCGCAATGAACTGAGCAAACACGGTGATTCTTTGCTTGTTGTTGCAGACGATGAAATTGCTAAAATTCATGTGCATGCTGAGTATCCCGGTCAAGTGATGACATTAGGTCAGCGTTATGGAAGTCTGATTAATATGAAAATCGAAAACATGCGTGAACAGCATACAGCAATTGTTGGGAAAGATAAGAAGGCTGTGTCAACAGAACAGGCTGAATACGGAATTGTAACAGTTGCGATGGGCTCCGGTCTTAAAACGTTATTTGAAAGTCTTGGTGCATCAGTTGTTATTGAAGGCGGACAGACGATGAATCCCAGTACACAAGATATCGCGACTGCTATTGAAAAAGCTAATGCCAAAAACGTGATTATTCTGCCAAACAATAAAAATATTGTTATGGCGGCTGAGCAGGCAGCAGAATTGGCAGAAGTAAATGCTGAAGTAATTACAACCAAAACAATTCCACAAGGGATCAGTGCAATGCTGGCATTCCATCCTGAGGCCGATATAAAGGAAAATAAGACAGCGATGGATGACGCAGGTGCGCAAGTTAAAACCGGACAAGTTACATATGCCGTCCGTGATACACAGATTGATGGCATAACGATTGAGAAAGGCCATTTCATGGGCATTGCTGACGGGAAAATAACCTCATCCAACCAAGATAAGTTGGAAACAGTAAAGTCATTACTTAATGAAATGATTTTGGAAGACGATGAAATCCTGACGATTTTGCAGGGAGAAGAAGCAAGTGATGATGAAGTAGATGCTATTGTGAAATATGTGGAAGAAAAGTATGAAGATATTGAGGTTGAACTGCACAAAGGAAACCAGCCAATTTATTCATTTATTTTCTCTGTGGAGTAATTGACTTAAGTATACCGTTTTGAAAATTATGATCTGTGCGCAGCGGCAAAAAATCCCGTATCACTCAACAAGGTGGTACGGGATTTTTTAAAGCATAAAATCCTTTTGTAACTGCATAGTTTTCTAAAATATTGCATTTAGACTTTACCTAAACTCCTATTATTTTCATCACAAAATGCAATAGGAACAAAGCAGATATAATAAGTAATACTGGTGACAGTTCCTTTTGTTTGCTTAAAGCCAATTTAACTATCGGATATGCGATAAATCCGAATGCCATCCCATCAGCAATACTATAAGTGAATGGTATCATGGCTACAATCAGAAATGCAGGCATTGCTTCCGACATATCATCCAATGGTACATGTCGGATATTCTGAGCCATTAAGACACCAACAATAATTAGTATGGGACTGATTGCAGTGTCTGGTATCATGGAAATCCATGGAATGATAAACAGTGTTCCCAAAAACAACAGTCCCGCTGTAACAGCAGCTTTTCCGGTTTTGCCATTGGACGTCAATACAGCTGCATTTTCTGCCGCTGAAACAGTTGGTGATGTTCCAAAAAATGCACACATCAATGATGAAAATGCTGTTGCCTTGTACGCCTTGTTATAGCTGTTGTCACGATTAAGCATGTGAAGCTGTCCGTGCAATAGACCCATATTCTCAAATACAAGAATAACGGTCAGTGGGAAAACAGCCAGCCAAAATTCCAGTTCACTTACTGCTGTAAACAAAGGAATGAACAGCATTTCTTCCGCATTAATGCTGATGGAACTTCTTGCTGTATCCAGTATGCCAGACAAATAGGCGAGAATAGTTCCTGCAATCATGGTAACCAGAAAGTTTGCCGGTATATTTTTCATGAATAGGAATATCGCGAGAAATAATGTGAGCAAACTGACAATAAATACAGGCGATGTGAAGTCGCCAATTGCAACAATCGTTTGTTCTCCCCTGACGATCAGACCGCTTTTTTCGAGTCCAATCAAAATCAGGAAAAAGCCGAGTCCGACTGTAATCGCATGTTTTAATGATTCCGGTATTGCCTGTTTTAATACGGTTCCCAGCTTTGTGAATGCTGTTATCAAAAACAAAAGCGAGGCAACCAAAATGACAGCCAATGCTTCCTGAAATGATAGCCCGGTACCTTCCACAATGGAATAAGCAAATAATGCATTGATTCCCATTCCGGGAATTAAAATTAACGGCAGTCTGGCGAAAATCCCCATCAGTACTGACCCTGCAAAACTTGCCAGTATCGTTGCAATCATTCCACTTTCAAGTGATATTCCTGTTTCACTGAGAATAGATCCATTTACAGCAACAATATAAACCGTTGTAAGATATCCAACCAACCCGGCGATAATTTCCGTACGCCAATTTCCGGCAGTTTGTATCTTACCGTTATTGTTGTTATAAGGCATGTTATCTCCTCATATTTAGCTGTCCCTCTCCCGCCCGATTATACGTACATAATCCACAATTGATTATTATAGATATCTGGCGTTCGAAAGTCAATCCAATTGAAATTGTATTTGAATTGTCATTAATAAGATGGGGCTGGGACAAAAAGTGATTTATCAAAAGAAAAAACGAATTAAATGGTGGACTCAACCGCTCCGGAAATATACTTCGCTTTCCGCGGGCAGCTGTTGAGCCCTCCTCGTGCTTGCGCACTGCGGGGTCTCATCTAGGCCTGTCCCCCGCAGGAGTCTACGTATATTTCCTCCGCTAGTCTCTATAATTGTTCGTTTTTTGAATTGCACTTTTTGATTTGTCTCATCCTCTCTATATTACATATCATAGTTTTTCCGGCACCATTGAATGAATAAGTTAAAATCTTCGTTGACCTGTTTTTTATAATAGACAGTAGCTGCAATCATTTGCGAAATAAAGCCATCATATTCATTGCCGATCGCTTTGATAATCTCTTCTTCACTTTGGTGGGTCAGAATTAGTTCATCCGCACGGGCATGTGCTTTGGCGGTAACTCTTCCCATCATTGCCACTGTTTCTTTCATATTTTCCATCGTGGTCAGATCATGTGGGTCAACACCTTCATCATACGGTGAGTTTTCGCGCACATAAAAATGATGGTCGCCTATCGTAAAGTAGCCAAGGTACGGGTCCTGCAAATATTGCATTGCTTTTTGAGCGGTGATAACGCGTTTTCCCTGATGAAACGGATTATCCGAAAACAGCTCATCATATGGGAAGAAATGCTTTGCAGCCGGCATGCGTGCTTCTTTAGCTTCAAGCACAATGTCGCCAAGATCACCTTTCGTGTCACCTTCAACCAGAATATAGTAACGAACCAGACCGATTGATCCGGTTCCTGCCCCGATTTTTTTTACCACATCTTTAATTTGATAAAATTCGTCGGGCTGTTTGTTTTCCGGTTCTATCGAATTTATATATTCATGCCAGTTAGCTTCCAATTCGGCTCGTTCGTCACCTGATAAATGCACGAGTCCGTCCATGTCCCGGAATTTTCGGTCACTGCCATTAATCGTCGTAATCGCATTTAATACTTCATTGGACTCCCTTCCTGGCAATTCCTGGACGACCTTTAAAACAGGTCCTTTCGTATTTGTTTCGTCAAAATTCAAGGTATCCGGCTGTTCGCCATTTGTGGCAAATTCCTTAAGTTGTGAATAGTACATCTCCAAATACGTTTTGATCAATTCATATTGCGCTTTTTCGTCAAATTTCAGTTCTTCACTGTATAGTGCTATGCTGACGGCCATTCGGAGCACATCATAAATGTATGAACCAAAGTAACCTTCGTCAAAATCGTTTGTGTCATATACAATGTGTCCTTCCCTGTTTTTAAATGCACCGAAATTTTCGAAGTGAAGATCACCCTGCAGCCATGTAGGCTTATCTGCCGGAGTATGATACGCCAAGGGCATATTTGTTACGTCATAATAGAATAAAAATGCACTTCCCCGATAAAATTGGAAAGCACTGTTCAACATTTTAGTGTATTTACGCTTGCGTTTATCGATATCGAGATGGAGCATATTTCCATCAAACTCATCAAGAACAGTACTAATCGTTTCCATTCGCAATTTTTCTCTTACTTTAACGATTTGGTCAGTCAGTTGTCGAGCCATTATAACTTCCTCCTTCAAATTAGCATTCATAAGGAAACAGTACCATGATAAATGAACGAACTAGTGATGGTAAAGCGAAGATATTTGTCAATAGTATGATTCCCGCTAAAGGATTTGTTATAATAAAGCATAGCGTGTAAATAAAATTGATAAGTGGTGGTGTTGGGACGTGAAGTATAATTCGGTGTTTGATATAATCGGTCCGGTTATGATTGGACCATCAAGTTCACATACAGCTGGTGCAGCACGTATCGGAAAGGCTGCACGGAATTTATTTGGAAAAGAACCGAAATGGGCACGGATCCATTTATATGAATCTTTTGCGAAAACATATAAAGGTCATGGAACAGACTTTGCTTTGATGGGTGGACTTCTTGGATATGAAACGGATGATCCAAGGATGAGTAAGGCTCTTGAAACTGCTGAGGAAAAACATATTGATATCGAGTTTATTGAAGACAGTTCAGGTACCAATCATCCAAATACAGTACGGTTGATTATCGGTGATGCCGAGGATCAGCTCGAATTGGTTGGTATTTCCATTGGCGGCGGGAAAATTGAAATTACTGAGTTGAATGGCTTTGAACTCCGGCTATCGGGGAATCATCCGGCGATCCTTATCATGCATAATGATCGTTTCGGCGCCATTGCTTCGGTGACAAAAATTCTTGCAAAATATGAAATTAATATCGGCCACATGGAAGTGAATCGGAAGGATGTGGGCAAGGAAGCACTGATGATTATTGAAGTTGATCAGAATGTGGAGGACTCTATTTTAAAAGAATTAGAGAATGCCGATCACATCATCCAGATTTCCAAAATAGTTTCCTGACGCTGTTTTAAATGACAGCGCTTTGATAAACAGGGATGTTATAATGCATCAGGAGAGGAGTTTTTACATGTTTCGTACGGTTGCGGAATTAGTCGAAATGGCTGAAAAAGAAGATATATTGATATCAGAAGTTATGATTCGTCAGGAGATGGATGTTAAAGAAAAATCGCGTGAAGAGGTCTTCGCTGACATGGAGAAGAATCTCGATGTCATGGAGCAGGCTGTGGAAGACAGTCTGAAAGGTGTGCAGTCGGTCACCGGTTTAACTGGCGGGGATGCCGTCCTTATCCAAAACTATATGAAGGAAAAGAAGCCGCTGTCCGGCAACTTAATGATGGACGCGGTGAGTAAAGCGATGGGCACGAATGAAGTGAATGCGGCAATGGGTACTATTTGCGCAACGCCAACAGCCGGTAGCGCCGGCTGTGTTCCCGGGACGTTATTTGCCGTGAAGAATCAGCTGAATCCGACTCACGAACAAATGGTTCGTTATTTATTCACTTCCGGCGCATTTGGGTTTGTTGTTGCGAATAATTCGTTTATCTCCGGTGCTGCAGGAGGTTGTCAGGCAGAAGTTGGTTCAGCTGGAGCGATGGCCTCCGCAGCAATAGTGGAAATGGCCGGTGGAAGTCCCCAGCAGTCTGCTGAAGCGTTCGCCATGACACTGAAAAATATGCTTGGTCTGGTCTGTGATCCTGTTGCCGGGCTTGTTGAAGTGCCTTGTGTGAAACGAAATGCAGGTGGATCATCACTTGCGATTGTGTCTGCTGATATGGCGCTGGCCGGAGTTACTAGCAGAATTCCATGTGATGAAGTGATTGGTGCAATGTACAGAATCGGTAAACAGATGCCATCCAGTTTGCGTGAAACGGGTGAAGGCGGACTTGCAGATACACCAACGGGACGCCTGCTGAAAGAAAAAATCTTTGGGATGTCTATTTAGAAAGAGTGATGAAATATGCTAAGTGAATCGGTGACATCAATAAAAGGGGTAGGTGAAAAGTTTGCTGAGGACCTGTCCGTCTTGAATATTTATACGGTGGAAGACCTGCTGAACTACTTTCCCTATCGCTACGATGTATTTGAAATTAAACCGCTTAGCGAATTAATTCATGAAGATAAAGTAACCATCGAGGGAAAGGTTCTCCATGAGCCTTCCCTCAATTTTTATGGAAAGAAAAAGTCACGTCTTGCGTTTAATGTGGAGGTTGAGGGTGTAGCCGTAAAAGCAGTGATGTTTAACCGCGCGTTTGCCAAAAAGCATATTAACCCGGGCGATACGATGACGTTAACGGGGAAATGGGATGCACATCGCCTGCAGATTACTGTCAGTAATTATAAAAAAGGTGCTGCAGCCGAGCAGGCTGAAATTCAGCCAATGTATTCACTGAAAGGGGATGTCACTAACTACAAACTGAAAAAAGCGGTAAAGTCTGTCATTGCGGATTATGCGAATGAAGTCAGTGAGATTTTACCTGAGCAATATCTACATACATATAAGCTCCCGGACCGGAAACAGGCACTGGTGACCATGCATTTTCCAAAAAACAGAATTGACCTGAAGCATGCGAGAAGAAGGTTTATATATGAAGAGTTTTTATTGTTCCAGCTTAAAATGCAGTTGTTGCGAAAAATAAAGCGGGAATCAACGCAGGGAAATGCACAGCATTATGATGCGGGGAACCTCCGTAATTTTATCGACAGTTTTCCATTTACCCTGACTAATGCCCAGCAACGAACGCTGAACCAGGTTTTGGCTGATATGAAGTCTCCCTACCGGATGAATCGGCTTCTGCAGGGTGATGTTGGGTCTGGAAAAACTGCAGTAGCGGCAATTTGTCTGTATGCATCGGTAACTTCCGGCAAACAGGGTGCTCTGATGGTCCCTACCGAAATACTGGCTGAGCAGCATTATGAATCCTTGTCAGAGCTGTTTGGTAAAAAAGCATCGATTGTTTTATTGACGGGATCGGTCAAGGGTAAAAAGCGTAAAGAAATAACAACTGCTATCGAAAATCATGAAGTTGACATTGTAATTGGAACGCATGCATTAATTCAGGATGATGTTAATTTTGCAGAACTGGGCTTTGCTATAGTTGATGAACAGCACCGTTTCGGCGTGGAACAACGCCGCACATTACGGGATAAAGGCCTAAACCCGGATGTTTTGTTCATGACCGCCACCCCCATTCCACGAACACTGGCAATTACTGCTTTCGGGGATATGGATGTATCGGCTATTGATGAAATGCCATCGGGAAGAAAAGATATTGAAACATATTGGGCACGGGATAATACATTGGAGCGGGTGCTGCAATTCATTGAACAACGTGTTTCCCATGGTGAACAGGCGTATGTGATTTGTCCGCTTATCGAAGAGTCGGATAAAATGGATATTCAAAATGCGGTTGATCTTTTTCACCAATTAACAGAATTTTACGGAGCAAAACTTAATGTCGGGCTTATGCATGGGCGTCTTTCCACAGATGAAAAAGAACGGGCGATGAAACAATTTGCAGCCAATGAGGTGCAGGTGCTGGTTTCCACTACGGTTGTCGAGGTTGGTGTGAATGTGCCGAATGCAACGATTATGGTTATTTATGATGCGGAGCGGTTTGGGCTGTCCCAGCTTCATCAGCTGCGTGGACGCGTCGGACGTGGAGAAAAACAAAGTTATTGTATTCTGATTGCTGATCCGAAAGGGGAGACAGGCAAGGAACGAATGCGGATTATGACAGAAACGAATAACGGATTTGAGCTTTCGGAACAGGATTTGAAGCTTCGCGGGCCAGGAGATTTTTTCGGGAAAAAGCAGAGCGGTCTTCCTGATTTTAAAGTTGCTGATATGATTCATGACTACCGGGCGTTGGAGACAGCGCGCCAGGATGCCCAGGAAATAATTGAAAAAAATCTGCTGGAGGAAAATGCTGCTTTTTATCCATTAAAAATCCGCTTGGAAAATGAGCAAATATTGCAGGATAAGCTTGATTAATGAATGGGTTGCATATTTGGATGTGGTATTATATATTACTATTAGTACCAAGTCCTAGTATTAATGGACTTTGTTAATTGTAATGGATGGTGCGCATAAAATGAAAATAAATAAAGTGAAGCGGCAGCAATTATTGAAGGAAACGATTGATAAAACGCCGTTTATTACGGATGAAAAATTAGCAGAAAAATTCGATGTAAGCATCCAGACAATTCGTCTTGACCGAATGGAACTGTCGATTCCGGAATTGCGGGAACGGATCAAGTCTGTTGCGACTACCCAATGGAATGAAACGGTAAAGGCATTGCCACTTGATGAAGTGATAGGGGAAATCATTGATCTTGAGCTGGACAAACGGGCAATTTCCATTCTGGTTATTAATAAGGAGCATGTATTTTCCAGGAATAAAATTGCCAGAGGACATCACCTGTTTGCGCAGGCAAATTCACTTGCCGTTGCGGTAATTAATGATGAATTGGCATTAACGGCAAAATCCGAGCTGAAGTTTATGCGGCAGGTAAAAGAAGGCGAACGCGTTGTTGCAAAAGCCATCGTTGAAGGCATTGACAGCAAAGGTTTGACAATCGTTCGGGTTAATAGTTTTGTAGAAAATGAAAAAGTTTTTACCGGGTTATTTTTCATGTACAGATCAAATGATCACAAAGGAGACAATCCTAATGCGAATAGCAATTGATGCCATGGGAGGCGATCATGCACCTGAAGCGATTGTTTCAGGTGCGCTTGATGCTGTTTCCCGGGTAAATGATTTGAATATTACGTTAGTTGGTATTGAGAGCAAAATGAAACCATTAATAACTGATAAGAAAAATATTACGGTTATTCATGCCGATGAGGTGATTACGTCTGAGGATGAGCCTGTTCGGGCAGTCAGACGGAAAAAGAATTCTTCGCTTGTATTGGCAGCGAAGGAAGTGAAGGAAGGCAGGGCTGATGCTTGTATTTCAGCAGGAAATACTGGTGCCCTAATGAGTGCCGGATTATTCGTAGTTGGAAGGCTTCCAGGCATCGATCGCCCGGCATTGAGCCCAACATTGCCAACTGTAGACGGGAAAGGTTTTCTGCTGCTTGATGTTGGTGCCAACGTGGATGCCAAGGCACATCATCTAGTGCAGTACGCCATTATGGGTTCTGTTTACAGTGAGAAAGTTCGGTCCATCGCAAAGCCGAAAGTTGGCCTGTTAAACGTCGGGACGGAAGATGGAAAAGGAAATGAACTGACAAAAAAGGCATTCACCCAATTAAAAGCTGCACCAATTAATTTTATCGGAAATGTGGAATCACGTGATATTTTATCCGGAGTGGCAGATGTAGTGGTGACAGATGGATTCAGCGGGAATATTGCCTTGAAAACAATTGAAGGTACAGCTATGACGATGTTTTCCATGCTGAAAGAAACATTTATGTCATCGATGAAGACAAAGATTGCTGCCGGGATGGTGAAAGCTGATTTAAGCGGACTTAAAAATAAACTTGACTATTCCGAGTATGGAGGCGCTGGTTTATTTGGTCTGGCAGCACCGGTAATTAAGGCACACGGATCGTCGAACAGCCGGGCAATTTTCAATGCCATTAAGCAGGCAACCCATATGGTAGATCATAATGTAACATATACGATTGAAACGACGATAAAAGGAATTGACTTGGACAAGGGGGAAAACGAATGAAACGCATCGCATTTATGTTTCCTGGTCAAGGCTCACAAGCAGTCGGCATGGGAAAAGCATTTTATGAAGAGTATCCGGATGTTCAGGAATTATTTCATGAGGCAGATCAGTTGTTGGGAACAGACATTTCGACCATTATGTTTGAAGGTTCCAAAGAGAAGCTGACAGAAACTGAAAATGCACAGCCCGCACTCCTTTTAGCCAGTATTGCTGCGCATACACTACTCGTTAAAGAAGAGGTGCAGCCGGTCATGGCAGCGGGTCACAGTCTAGGAGAATACAGCGCACTTGTTGCTGCAGGGGCAATTTCATTTGATGAGGCATTGCCACTGGTTGCCAAAAGGGGCAGATTGATGGAAGAAGCTTTTCCGAAAGGTCAAGGTTCCATGGCAGCCGTATTGGGAATGTCACAAGAGGATATCGAAGCGGTATTACAGCGGTTACCGGAAGATGATGCCGTCGATTTGGCAAACTTAAATTGCCCGGGGCAGATTGTGATTTCAGGATCAAAAGAAGGCATTGATAAGGCTTCAGCTTTATTGAAAGACAGTGGGGCTAAACGTGTCCTGCCGTTAAATGTTAGTGGTCCGTTTCATTCGAGGCTTATGAAAACGGCAAATGAACAATTTTCCAAAGAACTGAATGAAATTGACTTTAAAAATGCCAGCATACCGGTTTATGCAAATGTAACCGCCAAACCGGTTACCGAAAAAGAAGAAATTAAAGATCTGCTGATAAGGCAGTTATACTCACCAGTTCGCTTTGAAGAATCCATCCGTGGTATGATCCAGGAAAATGTTGACGCAATTGTGGAAGTGGGAAATGGTAAAGTGCTGAGTGGTTTAGTACGGAAAATAGACCGTGGCATGAAAACTTTTGCCATACAGGATCCGGCTTCGTTGGATGAATTTTTATCCTGGTATAGGGAGGAATCGTAATGCTGCAAGGAAAAAATGCCCTTGTAACAGGAGCTTCGCGGGGAATCGGCCGTTCGATAGCATTGGAATTGGCCAAACAAGGGGCGAATGTGGCCGTCAATTTTGCTGGAAATGAGGCAAAAGCACAATCAGTTGTTGAAGAAATTGAGCAATTGGGTGTAAAATCTTTTAAAGTACAGGCTGATGTTGCGAATGCAGATCAGGCGAAAGCTATGGTGAAAGAAGTAGCAAATGAATTTGGAAGCCTTGATATTCTTGTTAATAATGCAGGCGTAACACGGGATAATCTGTTGATGCGTATGAAGGAAGAGGAATTTGATCAGGTCATCGACACAAATCTGAAAGGCGTCTTCCAATGTACCAAAGCGGTTTCCAGGCAGATGATGAAGCAAAAATATGGAAGAATTGTTAATGTCGCTTCCATTGTTGGAGT is a window of Virgibacillus ihumii DNA encoding:
- a CDS encoding DAK2 domain-containing protein — its product is MTLKALNGETFAKMVLSGAHHLTNNAQKIDALNVFPVPDGDTGTNMNLSMTSGANEVKNVDSDDISKVSNAFAKGLLMGARGNSGVILSQLFRGFARGMDSKQTLTTEDLAKAFESGVSTAYKAVMKPVEGTILTVAKDAAAAAVEESKREEDVIALMEKVVKEAKLSLQRTPDLLPVLKEVGVVDSGGQGLVTIYEGFLASLKGEKLPERQTDDAEMEEMVNAEHHKIAQDFMDTSEIEFGYCTEFMVKFENEKLSKNPFDEEAFRNELSKHGDSLLVVADDEIAKIHVHAEYPGQVMTLGQRYGSLINMKIENMREQHTAIVGKDKKAVSTEQAEYGIVTVAMGSGLKTLFESLGASVVIEGGQTMNPSTQDIATAIEKANAKNVIILPNNKNIVMAAEQAAELAEVNAEVITTKTIPQGISAMLAFHPEADIKENKTAMDDAGAQVKTGQVTYAVRDTQIDGITIEKGHFMGIADGKITSSNQDKLETVKSLLNEMILEDDEILTILQGEEASDDEVDAIVKYVEEKYEDIEVELHKGNQPIYSFIFSVE
- a CDS encoding NCS2 family permease, whose protein sequence is MPYNNNNGKIQTAGNWRTEIIAGLVGYLTTVYIVAVNGSILSETGISLESGMIATILASFAGSVLMGIFARLPLILIPGMGINALFAYSIVEGTGLSFQEALAVILVASLLFLITAFTKLGTVLKQAIPESLKHAITVGLGFFLILIGLEKSGLIVRGEQTIVAIGDFTSPVFIVSLLTLFLAIFLFMKNIPANFLVTMIAGTILAYLSGILDTARSSISINAEEMLFIPLFTAVSELEFWLAVFPLTVILVFENMGLLHGQLHMLNRDNSYNKAYKATAFSSLMCAFFGTSPTVSAAENAAVLTSNGKTGKAAVTAGLLFLGTLFIIPWISMIPDTAISPILIIVGVLMAQNIRHVPLDDMSEAMPAFLIVAMIPFTYSIADGMAFGFIAYPIVKLALSKQKELSPVLLIISALFLLHFVMKIIGV
- a CDS encoding DUF2252 domain-containing protein; translated protein: MARQLTDQIVKVREKLRMETISTVLDEFDGNMLHLDIDKRKRKYTKMLNSAFQFYRGSAFLFYYDVTNMPLAYHTPADKPTWLQGDLHFENFGAFKNREGHIVYDTNDFDEGYFGSYIYDVLRMAVSIALYSEELKFDEKAQYELIKTYLEMYYSQLKEFATNGEQPDTLNFDETNTKGPVLKVVQELPGRESNEVLNAITTINGSDRKFRDMDGLVHLSGDERAELEANWHEYINSIEPENKQPDEFYQIKDVVKKIGAGTGSIGLVRYYILVEGDTKGDLGDIVLEAKEARMPAAKHFFPYDELFSDNPFHQGKRVITAQKAMQYLQDPYLGYFTIGDHHFYVRENSPYDEGVDPHDLTTMENMKETVAMMGRVTAKAHARADELILTHQSEEEIIKAIGNEYDGFISQMIAATVYYKKQVNEDFNLFIQWCRKNYDM
- the sdaAB gene encoding L-serine ammonia-lyase, iron-sulfur-dependent subunit beta codes for the protein MKYNSVFDIIGPVMIGPSSSHTAGAARIGKAARNLFGKEPKWARIHLYESFAKTYKGHGTDFALMGGLLGYETDDPRMSKALETAEEKHIDIEFIEDSSGTNHPNTVRLIIGDAEDQLELVGISIGGGKIEITELNGFELRLSGNHPAILIMHNDRFGAIASVTKILAKYEINIGHMEVNRKDVGKEALMIIEVDQNVEDSILKELENADHIIQISKIVS
- the sdaAA gene encoding L-serine ammonia-lyase, iron-sulfur-dependent, subunit alpha encodes the protein MFRTVAELVEMAEKEDILISEVMIRQEMDVKEKSREEVFADMEKNLDVMEQAVEDSLKGVQSVTGLTGGDAVLIQNYMKEKKPLSGNLMMDAVSKAMGTNEVNAAMGTICATPTAGSAGCVPGTLFAVKNQLNPTHEQMVRYLFTSGAFGFVVANNSFISGAAGGCQAEVGSAGAMASAAIVEMAGGSPQQSAEAFAMTLKNMLGLVCDPVAGLVEVPCVKRNAGGSSLAIVSADMALAGVTSRIPCDEVIGAMYRIGKQMPSSLRETGEGGLADTPTGRLLKEKIFGMSI
- the recG gene encoding ATP-dependent DNA helicase RecG, which codes for MLSESVTSIKGVGEKFAEDLSVLNIYTVEDLLNYFPYRYDVFEIKPLSELIHEDKVTIEGKVLHEPSLNFYGKKKSRLAFNVEVEGVAVKAVMFNRAFAKKHINPGDTMTLTGKWDAHRLQITVSNYKKGAAAEQAEIQPMYSLKGDVTNYKLKKAVKSVIADYANEVSEILPEQYLHTYKLPDRKQALVTMHFPKNRIDLKHARRRFIYEEFLLFQLKMQLLRKIKRESTQGNAQHYDAGNLRNFIDSFPFTLTNAQQRTLNQVLADMKSPYRMNRLLQGDVGSGKTAVAAICLYASVTSGKQGALMVPTEILAEQHYESLSELFGKKASIVLLTGSVKGKKRKEITTAIENHEVDIVIGTHALIQDDVNFAELGFAIVDEQHRFGVEQRRTLRDKGLNPDVLFMTATPIPRTLAITAFGDMDVSAIDEMPSGRKDIETYWARDNTLERVLQFIEQRVSHGEQAYVICPLIEESDKMDIQNAVDLFHQLTEFYGAKLNVGLMHGRLSTDEKERAMKQFAANEVQVLVSTTVVEVGVNVPNATIMVIYDAERFGLSQLHQLRGRVGRGEKQSYCILIADPKGETGKERMRIMTETNNGFELSEQDLKLRGPGDFFGKKQSGLPDFKVADMIHDYRALETARQDAQEIIEKNLLEENAAFYPLKIRLENEQILQDKLD
- the fapR gene encoding transcription factor FapR is translated as MKINKVKRQQLLKETIDKTPFITDEKLAEKFDVSIQTIRLDRMELSIPELRERIKSVATTQWNETVKALPLDEVIGEIIDLELDKRAISILVINKEHVFSRNKIARGHHLFAQANSLAVAVINDELALTAKSELKFMRQVKEGERVVAKAIVEGIDSKGLTIVRVNSFVENEKVFTGLFFMYRSNDHKGDNPNANSN
- the plsX gene encoding phosphate acyltransferase PlsX codes for the protein MRIAIDAMGGDHAPEAIVSGALDAVSRVNDLNITLVGIESKMKPLITDKKNITVIHADEVITSEDEPVRAVRRKKNSSLVLAAKEVKEGRADACISAGNTGALMSAGLFVVGRLPGIDRPALSPTLPTVDGKGFLLLDVGANVDAKAHHLVQYAIMGSVYSEKVRSIAKPKVGLLNVGTEDGKGNELTKKAFTQLKAAPINFIGNVESRDILSGVADVVVTDGFSGNIALKTIEGTAMTMFSMLKETFMSSMKTKIAAGMVKADLSGLKNKLDYSEYGGAGLFGLAAPVIKAHGSSNSRAIFNAIKQATHMVDHNVTYTIETTIKGIDLDKGENE
- the fabD gene encoding ACP S-malonyltransferase; translation: MKRIAFMFPGQGSQAVGMGKAFYEEYPDVQELFHEADQLLGTDISTIMFEGSKEKLTETENAQPALLLASIAAHTLLVKEEVQPVMAAGHSLGEYSALVAAGAISFDEALPLVAKRGRLMEEAFPKGQGSMAAVLGMSQEDIEAVLQRLPEDDAVDLANLNCPGQIVISGSKEGIDKASALLKDSGAKRVLPLNVSGPFHSRLMKTANEQFSKELNEIDFKNASIPVYANVTAKPVTEKEEIKDLLIRQLYSPVRFEESIRGMIQENVDAIVEVGNGKVLSGLVRKIDRGMKTFAIQDPASLDEFLSWYREES
- the fabG gene encoding 3-oxoacyl-[acyl-carrier-protein] reductase, encoding MLQGKNALVTGASRGIGRSIALELAKQGANVAVNFAGNEAKAQSVVEEIEQLGVKSFKVQADVANADQAKAMVKEVANEFGSLDILVNNAGVTRDNLLMRMKEEEFDQVIDTNLKGVFQCTKAVSRQMMKQKYGRIVNVASIVGVSGNPGQANYVAAKAGVIGLTKSTAKEFASRNILVNAVAPGFISTDMTDALTDEQRESMLAMIPLAKLGTPEDVAKVVRFLASDDASYITGQTIHIDGGMVM